GCGTAGAGGGGCGAATGGGAAACCTCCAGTATAAACGAGGGACAATGTTGGACCAACAAATCCCAATTGTAGGCCATCGTGCCCGAATAGCACGTAAATCTTCTCTAATGCTTATTATGAGGGCCAATGATTTAGTCTTCCCCACATCATTCCCCCCAAGATGCAAAACAATAATATCAGGATGTTGTGATTTTGCCAATTCCTCTTCTAACCAAGACAACAGGAATGGCCAACAAAggcccctcttccccatccattTTATATCCACCGGGCATGGGAAATTAGACCACTCATTCGCCAAATGATGTTTTGAAGCCCAATACACAAATGAGTGTCCCATTATCCAAATGTTTATCTTCAGGCCTGTAAACCGAAGATAGAAAGAATTGGTGATCTGGAGTTGtaacaaatattccaaaatattcctGGAATATAAACCAGGGACAACACAGGCCCTGTAACCTTTACTTTTTTCCTCCTATATGCATACATAACACCAAGACACACCAGCTCTGAAGAGCAATGACCCTGACTCCTGCATACTTTAAACAAATTGTCCATATTTGCAACCAACCGCAAAGGTTTAATACCAACTTCGTATGAAAATgtgggacgggggggggggggggggggaagaatggACCAACCAACCGGTTTATATGACTAAATATATGATAGAACTGCTTATCTAATAGCCCAGAAGACTAATATGGCCAATGATGAATAAAATTGCTTAAGCTAAAGAGAGGGGAACTACGTATGTGAGGCTATAAATGCCAACCTATTAGACTTATATTTTAAGGGGGAGGGGGCACTAATAACAGTATTACCTTTACCAATCTGATGAGGTGAATTGATGAATATATATGCTCAATGGGAATACGATATGACGCTTATACGTGCCTTGAAAACATACCAACCTTTAAAGGTTAAACAGGAGGTGGGAAATAAGTCATGGTTTACCGTATGTTACACCAACATGACAATATATTAATTCTATGGTTCTATGCCCGACTACCAACCACTGCGTGATTTATGATACAGACATGCAAACATACCAACCAATCATGGTTTAACATAAGCTATGAGGTACCAACCCAAAACGATTTAACACCCCTAGGCGGGAAATATCACCAACCTAAACAGGTTTAATCAGATAAGAAAGTAAAGGAACGGTaacccagatgaaggtgaaccaacccaaaaaaccccggaggctcaccactaatcaggccttaatccgtaggagaaattgggaaaaaatccctccatgcccccgttgaacacggcaagcagctctcgccctggattaccgaggaagggggggggggggggaagagtaaggaggaggggggataagaaccagaaagataaaagtaaagcaagagAACCAAGTATAGACAATAGAGAAATAACATATGCAAAACATGAGCATATAATTGCCTTAAGGTCTAATGTACCTTTTATAATTATCGGACTTCCATCGCCCCAACAATTTAATATCGGGTACGGAGGCCCCTCCCATGGCAGCAGCTGTAGCTGCTCCAATACGGAACGAGTGCGTTccataaaattttgggtctaacccCACCTTTATCACTGcacttttaaaaatggcattaaactgAAACTTGGACAAAGGAGACCCATCCATGTGTGCTAGCCAAGCCTCGCTATCCTTAGGCCTTATTCCTGAAAATTTATTACACCAAGCCACCGGACATATACTCGTATCATTGCAAGGGGACAAGGTGACCCAATGACCCCTACTAAACTGATCTGTTTTGGATCGTGCAATTTTTATGGAGACCTGCGTACTAGCAACTAAAGTATATTTTCCCAAAAGGGCTGTACCTAGGGAAACTCTCGATTTAGCCACAAGTTCGCTAATTCTAAATGCTCCATGAAACGCCATAGAAAAAGCTGTGCTGAATAAAGTGGACTCATAGGAGCTAGAAGTGACCTCCGCAAGCGACATAATCAACTGCCTAAGCAAGGGAACCGTAATGGGACGCCTAGAGTCAGGAACCGAAGGGCGGGTTCTAGCCCACCCTTTCATAgccttggaaataataaaacctcttgTGGGATCAACTTTTGAATGTAATTTGGCCATAAAAGAAATGCCTGCTAACGCTGAGGCCATAGCCGCCTTTTTAACACCCGTGTTATATCTTTCCCACATAAACTCTAAAATCTCCTCCGCCTGACCTGATGTACTTGGGGCCCTGGATTGTAAGAAAGCCTCCCACTGACTCCACGCTGACTGATACGCACGTCTTGTGGATTGCGCCAAGGATGACTCCGCCAACTCGATCATTCCGACTCGACCCACTGCCATGCATAGAAAGGACAAGGGATGCCGGTTAATTGAGCCAAAGGAGCTAGCTCCCTAAAGCGGCGCCATTGGAAACGCGAAAGCGCATCTGCCACCTTATTCACCTCTCCGGGTACATGTCTGGCCcggaaaattatatcattttccaAACATTTCAGAACAAGTCTACGTAAAAGGTTCACTGCCGGCAATGACGTAGCGCTTTGGCGATTTATTGCCTGCACAACCCcaaggttatcacaccagaaaacaacATTCTGGCCCGCTAACCTATGACACCATAGATCAATGGCTAAAACTATTGGGAATAACTCTAAAACCAGCAAATTTGCCACCAAACCGCTCTGACGCCACCCCTCAGGCCAAGGAGCTGCACACCACTCGTCCTGAAAAATGGCCCCAAAACCATTCGCCCCAGAGGCATCTGTGTGTAATTCCAACAAAACATTCGAGACTTGTCTCTTAGGCCATATCCGCACTCCATTGAAAGACTGCAAGAATTTGGCCCATACTCTCAAATCTCCCTTTATTTCCGCCGATAGGCGTACTCTGGCATGAGGCCTTTTTAAGCCTGATGTGGCCATTtgcaattttctagaaaaaatacgtcccatcggtatcaccctgcatgcaaaattgagCGATCCGAGAAGAGACTGAACCTgacgcaaggagctaccctgtgaACTAATCGCCTCAGAAACCGCTGCCCCCAACTTGTTTATCTTTTCCTCAGGCAAACGACAACAACCTGcaatggtgtctatctctatgcCCAAGAATGACAAACATGTGTTAGGCCCTTCAGTCTTGTCATGCGCCACTGGGACCCCCATGATTTTGAACAATGCCGTAGCTGAAAAAAGCGTGTCTGCACACACTGCGGATGAAGGGGGACCtataaacaagaaatcatccaaataatgggcgattccttgatgacccgttcctgcttgtacgCACCAATGCAGGAACGAACTAAACTTTTCAAAAAGAGCGCATGACACTGAGCACCCCATGGGGAGACAGCGATCAATGTAGAAACCGTCCTGTAGCCTAaagcccatgaatctaaaagattctgggtgaagcGGCAGCAGTCTAAATGCCGATTCAATGTCTAACTTGGCCAATAAAGCCCCTTGCCCAAAGCCCCTAACTAAAGTCAAGGCCTCCTCAAAGGACTGGTAATTGACTGAACTGAAGCTAACATCTATTGCGTCGTTAACTGAAAAACCGGGAGGATGGGATAAATGCTGTATTAGACGGTATTTACCCGCAGCCTTCTTAGGGACAACTCCTACAGGGGAAATTATCAAATCAGGAATTGGGGGGGAATCAAAAGGCCCAATCATACGACCCAAGCTAACCTCCTTCATAACCTTATCCTTCAACACATCAGGAAGCAAGACTGCTGACCTAAGATTCCTGCCCGATGATGACCTAATTTCTCCTACTACTGGAAGCTGAAAACCATGATGAAAGCCTTGGGATAGACACTGGGCTTGAACAACATCTGGGAAAAAACTAAGCCACTTATCTAGAACTTTTAAATCAATAGGGGATGGCCCCTTAGTTAGCACCTCCTGGCGCACCGCGGCCCCTACCCACTCCTGATGACTGCCTGGTACAATCCTTAGCTGGGTGACTGCCTCGGCATTTGGAGCATACGTGTCTATATCTACAAGAGTCACCCCTTCCGCACGAGGCATTGTTATAcgcgaaacatctgttcttactgTTTTGGGGAGTACTACGCCTCCCCTGGCTCTGAAACCTAGGTACTACCGGAGGCATAGCATCTTCAGTTGGCAGCATCAGTGCCATCCATGACTCAACGTCCTTACACCCAAATGGGATagtatgcattttgtttgccttgctaCGAAAACTCTCATCGTAACGCCTCCAAATTGTACCACCCGCGTTAATCCACAGATCATTAATCAGGTGTAGGTACCTCCACACATCCGCCCTGGTGTCCGGTCTAGACTCCACATAGATGGCAGAGAATATACAATACCCCCTCAACCAGTTTGAGAACGTTCTATAATTTTCTTCACCCATTCCTCCCTTACCACAGGCAGCCAGCAATTCTTTTTTGGCTGCAGAGGTGAGCATAAACAAATCGACATAGTACCCTTTGTCAATCCTATCCTTTGAACTGCGACGCACGCCTCTTAACAATGCTGTATTGTCGCATCGTACCATAGGACCGCCTAAAGCCGTGGGTGGAGCTATGCCTGAAGGGGTCACCCTAGCGGGCTTCGCTAAATGCTCTGTTAAGATTTTTAAAAGCTTACGCGGACCCTGACCTTCCTCATCTGATTCTTCACTAGTGGTAGCTAAAGGAGGACTGTGTGTATGTGAACGATGTGCCAAAATAGAATCACACTCACCACTTTGCGCAGATGTCCCTGGTAACGCAAGTGCTTGGGTTGATGTTTCTTCTCTTGAAGCCGAATCCCCTGCTGGCTCCGTCTGTAAGGCAGAGCTCCCCGTCACTGTGATAACTTCTGGCAATGGCGCGGCCGCCCCTCCGCCCGATACTGCCGTCACTGAAACAGAATGTATGTTAGCTACTTCAGACACAAACGactggttaaccctaactcctgaaATGCTGTTTAACGACTCTATTGGGACAGGCGTACCAAAGGAAAAACCTGGGGCTGGTGGGCGGGCCAGATATTGGGAGGAACCAAACCCAAAGGGGGAGCTATTGAGATCAGGGACGGGTATATTTGTAATGCTTGCATTAGAAGCATGCCCATAACTTGAAACATAAGGAGGTGGATACGGTGCCATCCAATTCTGCATTGGCCGCTGGACCCTATCTGGATTAGGAGGAGGATACGGTAGTGACCAGGGAGGCAGGTTCCCGTGGGGCGCCTCCACCTGTGCTACTGCTGGTCTTGCCCATGGACTAAGCGTTGTGTTTGGGCTTTGCTGAAAGCTCCCAGACTGAACCAGCGCCGAGGGGTGACCCCCGACATTGATTGAATCGCTATATGGAAGCCTCTGCAGAGGAACATTAGCAGCTTGTATTGGAGATATGAAATTATACTGTATAGGGGGCCCAACCTGAGGTGGTGAGGGTGTGTGTAATTGAGAAGATAACATGGGCTGAAAACTTACATTATGAGCCATATGAGGGCGCACTCTACCCCTGATCCATCCCTGAGGCATAAGTGGGGGGATAATATTAATTTGAGGTATACTGTCACCACTGCTGCTGTGTAACCAGGGTCTGTGACTTGTGGCAGAAACAGAGACATGCTGTGACTCCAAATTTACCTCATTCACAGCTATCAGGTGATTACCAACGGGGGAACTGTAAGAGGAAGCCAGTGCCTGTAAGCTTCCCTCTCCCCCTGCTGCCCTGGGGGAGACCTGACCTGCCAAATTGGGAGGTGGAGAGCGAGGAGGAAGGGAGGACTGGCTGGACCTAGCAGAGGTAGGAgaaggagatctcctcctctGCTGACTATGCTGCACAGCAGCGCTGGCGTCCCCTGAGGCAGCCAGCGCCGCTGATCTCTCTGGAGCCCGGGACCTGCGagcgccgcccctccccccctgcccaGATCTCCGTTGAGACCCAGCGACAGGGGAGTCCCCTGCAGCAATATTAACAGCGCTGGGATGCACGCTTTCAGGCAGCGCTCCCAGCGCTTCACTAGAGGGGGCAGAGCTGGATAAAGTAACAGGCGGGCGCAGACTCCCGGCCGGGAGCTGTGACCCGTCTGACAGACGTGCAGGGGGGCCCGCTGATCTCCTAGGTCTGGACATTTTTGGCAAGGAGAAATACAGGGGAACAGAGAAAAttgagagaggggaggagaagaATGAGGGAATgggaaaaaaggagggggagaaggaaaaaagagaaagaggagaaataaatgaagaaaaagaaaaacgaggggggttaAAAGATAAGGTGAAGGATGAGATTAAACAGAAAAAGATGAAAACAGGGAGTTAGAAAAGATAGAAAGCTAAAGCAATAAAAACGATCTTATCTGTCTCCAGGGAGCTCCTGCATCAGTGAAATCACAGGAAGGAAAGgtctagaagcccatgggagtttctaatgaggtgactgaaaccactccccatggattctattggctgggactaaaacaactttaacccctaatgggtaaggacctgaaaaacataatccatgcattttaagtgccctcagctaaaatggcttcacttaacattcTGTAAAGTTGAGtagatattggcagtgttgtGCTTACTATTTATACAACTAGTCCCATGCCTCAGGAGCTGCATGGAATGTGTTTATGCAGGTTGtcattttttccctttttttttcattttattttgatatttaatCTTTACCAACCGTCTATATTTCCAAGTTAAATAATGGGGTAGGGTCTGTTGAACTGGGCGTAAACGCGTGTATATTCACTATCAATGCCAAGACAATTCTAGCCTTTTAATCTAGCCCTGGATTGCGGCCTTCTTTAGTGGACTGTGAAGTTGCATGTctggttttttgtttgttctttactACGCTGGCATGGACAGAATCCATTTTTCAGTGGGATGTTATAAAAAGTTTGATCCCCATGCACATAACTGCAGAAATCAAATTACCCAGGTAACTTGTTAGGTCACAGGCCTTATTCTTCCTGCAATGACCTCTGCAAGTCTTTAGCAGGCAGACATTCACATGTCTCTGTTTAAATGGTTCACACAGCTCCCTGCATAGGGAAAGCTGTCACCATCACCAAGAAGCCAGTGACATTTCAGGTTTGGTTGCATCCGTATcaaaaacatttctttattttgtacTAAACTGTAAAGTATTACAAAAtacttgtgtgtgttttatggaaGACCAGACAGAAGCAAATCCTTCTGTTGTCATGTTATGAATAAATTCTACATTATTGTATACACTTTTCGGTGAGCATAGAGCCTGTGACCTATcgcaaacaatatttttttctgaggATCTATGGATAGGTCACTGTGAATCGTGTGAAcaagctgacagctgctgattgAGAGACTCTGGTTGGTGAAGTGCAATACATGATTAGGAACAGATTCTAGGCAAGTAAATTAGTATATTGATCCCAGGCTGCGTCCTGCAAAGCAGCTTCTCTTTCTAGCAAGTTTGCTGCAAATACTCCTCATAATTACATCACGGCCTCTTCTGAGACTGCAACAATTAACCACCACAAATGTCATGCAATCAATTAATGCACCCAATTTGATTACACTAATGTTCAAACCTTTGTAGTACAGTATCTAAGCACAAAGTCATCTGTCACAGTCATGGTGCTTATTAGCACTGAATGAGTTAAATGGGACATCAGTAACCTTTAGTTCTACAGTTATCCCTAAACTACTCCTCCATGATGCTCGGCATGCGTATGGGGGCTTCTTGCACAAACATCTTTACTACTTTCCTATACATAATCACTGTCAACTTCACAATGGTTCCAATAAACTTTTCCTGCTGTAAAACTGGTATGTAAAAGATTTCCATTGTCTCATACCACATATCTTTCAACTGAAAGGAGAATTTTGCAGTATAGTGGTAGTTTGAGTGGCCCTGATACAGACTTGGTATTTT
The Mixophyes fleayi isolate aMixFle1 chromosome 1, aMixFle1.hap1, whole genome shotgun sequence DNA segment above includes these coding regions:
- the LOC142094913 gene encoding uncharacterized protein LOC142094913 isoform X1, coding for MSRPRRSAGPPARLSDGSQLPAGSLRPPVTLSSSAPSSEALGALPESVHPSAVNIAAGDSPVAGSQRRSGQGGRGGARRSRAPERSAALAASGDASAAVQHSQQRRRSPSPTSARSSQSSLPPRSPPPNLAGQVSPRAAGGEGSLQALASSYSSPVGNHLIAVNEVNLESQHVSVSATSHRPWLHSSSGDSIPQINIIPPLMPQGWIRGRVRPHMAHNVSFQPMLSSQLHTPSPPQVGPPIQYNFISPIQAANVPLQRLPYSDSINVGGHPSALVQSGSFQQSPNTTLSPWARPAVAQVEAPHGNLPPWSLPYPPPNPDRVQRPMQNWMAPYPPPYVSSYGHASNASITNIPVPDLNSSPFGFGSSQYLARPPAPGFSFGTPVPIESLNSISGVRVNQSFVSEVANIHSVSVTAVSGGGAAAPLPEVITVTGSSALQTEPAGDSASREETSTQALALPGTSAQSVGRVGMIELAESSLAQSTRRAYQSAWSQWEAFLQSRAPSTSGQAEEILEFMWERYNTGVKKAAMASALAGISFMAKLHSKVDPTRGFIISKAMKGWARTRPSVPDSRRPITVPLLRQLIMSLAEVTSSSYESTLFSTAFSMAFHGAFRISELVAKSRVSLGTALLGKYTLVASTQVSIKIARSKTDQFSRGHWVTLSPCNDTSICPVAWCNKFSGIRPKDSEAWLAHMDGSPLSKFQFNAIFKSAVIKVGLDPKFYGTHSFRIGAATAAAMGGASVPDIKLLGRWKSDNYKRYIRP
- the LOC142094913 gene encoding uncharacterized protein LOC142094913 isoform X2 translates to MSRPRRSAGPPARLSDGSQLPAGSLRPPVTLSSSAPSSEALGALPESVHPSAVNIAAGDSPVAGSQRRSGQGGRGGARRSRAPERSAALAASGDASAAVQHSQQRRRSPSPTSARSSQSSLPPRSPPPNLAGQVSPRAAGGEGSLQALASSYSSPVGNHLIAVNEVNLESQHVSVSATSHRPWLHSSSGDSIPQINIIPPLMPQGWIRGRVRPHMAHNVSFQPMLSSQLHTPSPPQVGPPIQYNFISPIQAANVPLQRLPYSDSINVGGHPSALVQSGSFQQSPNTTLSPWARPAVAQVEAPHGNLPPWSLPYPPPNPDRVQRPMQNWMAPYPPPYVSSYGHASNASITNIPVPDLNSSPFGFGSSQYLARPPAPGFSFGTPVPIESLNSISGVRVNQSFVSEVANIHSVSVTAVSGGGAAAPLPEVITVTGSSALQTEPAGDSASREETSTQALALPGTSAQSGLKINIWIMGHSFVYWASKHHLANEWSNFPCPVDIKWMGKRGLCWPFLLSWLEEELAKSQHPDIIVLHLGGNDVGKTKSLALIISIREDLRAIRARWPTIGICWSNIVPRLYWRFPIRPSTLTRLLRKINSVTGKLVRELGGVEIFHPSIKADNTHLFRPDGVHLNKEGMGFFIREIYEQLGSWFCARGGGLGTR